The following proteins are encoded in a genomic region of Dioscorea cayenensis subsp. rotundata cultivar TDr96_F1 chromosome 8, TDr96_F1_v2_PseudoChromosome.rev07_lg8_w22 25.fasta, whole genome shotgun sequence:
- the LOC120266966 gene encoding truncated transcription factor CAULIFLOWER A-like isoform X2 — MGRGRVQLKRIENKINRQVTFSKRRSGLLKKAHEISVLCDAEVALIVFSTKGKLYEYSSDSSMERIIERYEHYSYAEKALSMTEPDSQGDWFLEYGKLKAKIEIIQKSQRHLMGDQLDTLGIKQLQHLEQQLENSLKHIRSRKSHLLSDSIADLQKKEKLLMEQNKLLENEVMEKEKARAMAEQTQWEQQNQAQQTTSCSSAPSFLITTDSLPTLNIGYLQTSSSSNAHTN, encoded by the exons atgggAAGAGGAAGAGTGCAGTTGAAGAGAATAGAGAACAAGATCAACAGACAAGTGACCTTCTCCAAGCGCAGATCAGGTTTGCTAAAGAAAGCACATGAAATCTCAGTCTTGTGTGATGCTGAAGTTGCTCTTATTGTCTTCTCCACTAAAGGAAAGCTCTATGAATACTCAAGTGACTCCAg TATGGAAAGAATCATTGAACGTTATGAGCATTACTCATATGCAGAAAAGGCTCTCTCAATGACAGAACCTGATTCACAG GGAGATTGGTTCCTTGAATATGGTAAGCTGAAGGCCAAGATAGAGATTATCCAAAAAAGTCAAAG GCATCTCATGGGAGATCAACTTGATACATTGGGTATAAAACAACTCCAACATCTAGAACAACAGCTTGAGAATTCCTTGAAGCATATTAGATCAAGAAag AGCCATCTTCTATCAGATTCGATAGCCGATCTTCAAAAGAAG GAGAAGTTACTAATGGAGCAAAACAAACTTCTTGAAAATGAG GTCATGGAGAAGGAGAAAGCAAGAGCAATGGCAGAGCAAACACAATGGGAGCAGCAAAATCAAGCACAACAAACAACAAGCTGTTCTTCAGCACCTTCATTCCTTATAACAACGGACTCACTTCCCACCCTAAACATTGGGTATCTacaaacttcttcttcttctaatgcaCATACGAAT TAA
- the LOC120266966 gene encoding truncated transcription factor CAULIFLOWER A-like isoform X1 — translation MGRGRVQLKRIENKINRQVTFSKRRSGLLKKAHEISVLCDAEVALIVFSTKGKLYEYSSDSSMERIIERYEHYSYAEKALSMTEPDSQGDWFLEYGKLKAKIEIIQKSQRHLMGDQLDTLGIKQLQHLEQQLENSLKHIRSRKSHLLSDSIADLQKKEKLLMEQNKLLENEVMEKEKARAMAEQTQWEQQNQAQQTTSCSSAPSFLITTDSLPTLNIGNFQGRANEEEQEGQRNQVQIASSSLLPPWMLRPQ, via the exons atgggAAGAGGAAGAGTGCAGTTGAAGAGAATAGAGAACAAGATCAACAGACAAGTGACCTTCTCCAAGCGCAGATCAGGTTTGCTAAAGAAAGCACATGAAATCTCAGTCTTGTGTGATGCTGAAGTTGCTCTTATTGTCTTCTCCACTAAAGGAAAGCTCTATGAATACTCAAGTGACTCCAg TATGGAAAGAATCATTGAACGTTATGAGCATTACTCATATGCAGAAAAGGCTCTCTCAATGACAGAACCTGATTCACAG GGAGATTGGTTCCTTGAATATGGTAAGCTGAAGGCCAAGATAGAGATTATCCAAAAAAGTCAAAG GCATCTCATGGGAGATCAACTTGATACATTGGGTATAAAACAACTCCAACATCTAGAACAACAGCTTGAGAATTCCTTGAAGCATATTAGATCAAGAAag AGCCATCTTCTATCAGATTCGATAGCCGATCTTCAAAAGAAG GAGAAGTTACTAATGGAGCAAAACAAACTTCTTGAAAATGAG GTCATGGAGAAGGAGAAAGCAAGAGCAATGGCAGAGCAAACACAATGGGAGCAGCAAAATCAAGCACAACAAACAACAAGCTGTTCTTCAGCACCTTCATTCCTTATAACAACGGACTCACTTCCCACCCTAAACATTGG TAATTTTCAAGGGAGagcaaatgaagaagaacaGGAAGGACAAAGGAATCAGGTTCAGATTGCCAGTAGTAGCCTTTTGCCTCCATGGATGCTTCGTCCTCAATGA
- the LOC120266968 gene encoding uncharacterized protein LOC120266968 encodes MANSVLVTTSKKLIQIDVVSDTVCAWCFVGKKNIEKAMDLVKDQFDFEVRWHPYFLNPSAPKEGIKKTDLYKLKYGVEKSEATSSRMKKVFQGIGLEYDPSGLTGNTVDSHRLIALAAQQGYDKQNALVEELFFNYFCEGKYVGDHQVLLDAAEKVGIERAADVLEDPSKLLEEINEELEKYPARGMGVPLFLINGEHKISGGQPPEVFLKTFQEIAENRTT; translated from the exons ATGGCAAATTCAGTTCTTGTTACTACTTCAAAAAAGCTTATCCAAATAGATGTTGTTTCAGACACTGTTTGTGCATGGTGTTTTGTGGGGAAGAAGAACATAGAGAAAGCTATGGATCTAGTCAAGGATCAATTTGATTTTGAG GTGAGATGGCATCCATATTTTCTAAATCCTTCTGCACCTAAAGAAGGTATAAAAAAGACTGATCTTTATAAGCTGAAATATGGGGTTGAAAAATCTGAAGCAACTTCATCAAGAATGAAAAAG GTATTCCAGGGTATCGGTCTTGAATATGATCCTTCCGGGCTCAC GGGAAATACAGTAGACAGTCATAGGCTCATAGCATTGGCTGCACAGCAGGGCTATGACAAGCAAAATGCTCTTGTGGAGGAGTTGTTCTTCAATTACTTTTGTGAAGGGAAGTATGTTGGAGATCA TCAAGTTCTTTTAGATGCTGCTGAAAAGGTTGGCATAGAAAGAGCTGCAGACGTGCTTGAAGATCCAAGCAAGCTGCTTGAAGAG ATCAACGAAGAGCTCGAGAAATATCCCGCTCGTGGCATGGGTGTCCCTCTTTTTCTG ATAAATGGAGAGCACAAGATTTCTGGTGGCCAGCCACCTGAGGTGTTCTTGAAAACATTTCAAGAAATAGCAGAGAATAGAACTACATGA
- the LOC120266969 gene encoding synaptotagmin-2-like encodes MMEKMKEGRKGLGDDIEDVEESLLEKLSQLLDLLEKLYDFLDDAKSVMLRHWVLTMALPMALIILYCCYCRCNKKKNKKKKKKEKAVERDYNSESDDHRTECCLDLHSWDFKVSWW; translated from the exons atgatggagaagatgaaggaaGGAAGGAAGGGACTAGGCGATGACATCGAAGATGTGGAAGAGTCCTTATTGGAGAAGCTGAGCCAGCTACTAGACTTGCTGGAAAAACTCTATGACTTCTTGGATGATGCCAAGTCTGTGATGTTGCGCCACTGGGTCTTGACCATGGCCCTTCCCATGGCCTTGATCATCCTCTACTGCTGCTATTGTCGTtgcaacaagaagaagaacaagaagaagaagaagaaggagaaagctGTGGAGAGGGATTACAACTCTGAGAGTGATGATCATAGAACTGAGTGTTGCTTGGACTTGCATTCATGGGATTTCAAGGTTTCATG GTGGTAG
- the LOC120266385 gene encoding hexosyltransferase GAUT11-like, whose product MRRRAPEFRRSSRKKLSDWIWWLLGFFIVAGLVLFIVHHRHESTFEPPIKDVNTKFEDASQESVNFTQELVSSTSFARQLIDQMTLAKAYVIIAKERSNAQLAWELSSQIRKCQRLLSQAAVRGKSVTLEEAHPVVSRLSELIYRSRDNHYDISTMIVTLKKHSQALEERAIAATVQSAEFGQLAAESLPKYLHCLNIKLTMDWFENLKLKKLADEQRNSPRLVDINLYHFCIFSDNVLATSVVINSTVSNSDHPQQLVFHVVTDAVNYYAMKAWFLRNNFQGCTVDIQNIDDFSWLNASYSPMVKRLLNEETQHQYLSGVTAGENEDLKFRSPKFVSLLNHLRFYIPEVYPYLEKVVFLDDDVVVQKDLTPLFSLDLHGNVMGAVETCLEAFHRFYKYLNFSNPLISSKFDPQACGWAFGVNVFDLAAWKKANVTGRYHYWLEQNSDQLLWKKGALPPGLLVFYGLMEPLDRRWHVLGLGYDMEVDDRLIDSAAVAHFNGNMKPWQKLAISRYKHLWQQYINLSNTHLQDCIMN is encoded by the exons ATGCGGCGGAGGGCGCCCGAGTTCCGGCGGTCCTCCAGGAAGAAGCTTTCGGATTGGATCTGGTGGCTTCTGGGTTTCTTTATTGTCGCAGGACTCGTGCTCTTCATCGTCCACCATCGCCATGAAAGTACATTCGAGCCCCCAATCAAG GATGTGAATACCAAATTTGAAGATGCTTCTCAGGAAAGTGTAAATTTCACACAAGAACTTGTAAGCAGTACCTCCTTTGCTAGGCAACTGATTGACCAAATGACGCTTGCCAAAGCTTATGTCATCATTGCAAAAGAGCGGAGTAATGCCCAACTTGCTTGGGAGCTCAGCTCACAGATCAGGAAGTGCCAAAGATTGCTCTCTCAAGCAGCTGTGAGGGGGAAATCCGTCACCCTGGAAGAAGCCCACCCAGTTGTTAGTCGCTTATCAGAGCTGATTTACAGGTCCCGAGATAACCATTATGATATCAGTACCATGATTGTTACACTCAAGAAGCATTCCCAAGCTCTCGAAGAACGGGCAATAGCAGCAACAGTGCAAAGCGCTGAATTTGGTCAATTGGCTGCTGAATCCTTGCCAAAATATCTCCACTGCCTGAACATCAAACTGACCATGGATTGGTTCGAAAACCTGAAGCTCAAAAAACTTGCTGATGAGCAGAGAAATTCTCCACGACTTGTCGACATCAACCTGTACCATTTCTGCATATTCTCAGATAATGTGCTGGCAACATCTGTTGTCATCAATTCCACCGTATCAAATTCTGATCATCCGCAACAGCTTGTGTTTCATGTGGTCACAGATGCAGTCAATTACTATGCCATGAAGGCTTGGTTTCTGAGGAATAATTTCCAAGGATGCACAGTAGACATCCAGAacattgatgatttttcttgGCTGAATGCCTCTTATTCTCCAATGGTGAAACGGTTGCTGAATGAAGAAACCCAGCATCAGTATTTGAGTGGAGTTACAGCAGGTGAAAATGAAGACTTGAAATTTAGGAGCCCAAAATTTGTGTCTTTGCTAAACCACCTGCGCTTCTACATCCCGGAAGTATACCCATATTTGGAGAAGGTGGTATTTCTGGACGATGATGTTGTGGTGCAAAAGGATCTAACTCCTCTATTTTCTTTGGATTTGCATGGAAATGTGATGGGAGCTGTGGAGACTTGCCTGGAGGCATTCCACCGATTTTACAAGTATCTAAATTTCTCCAATCCTTTGATTAGCTCAAAATTTGATCCGCAGGCTTGCGGGTGGGCATTTGGTGTGAATGTCTTCGACCTAGCAGCATGGAAGAAGGCAAACGTGACTGGACGGTATCACTACTGGCTAGAACAGAATTCAGACCAGTTGCTTTGGAAGAAGGGGGCTCTCCCTCCCGGTCTCCTGGTGTTTTACGGGTTGATGGAGCCACTTGATCGGAGATGGCATGTCTTGGGATTGGGCTATGACATGGAGGTAGATGATAGGTTAATAGATAGTGCCGCCGTTGCACATTTTAATGGAAATATGAAGCCATGGCAGAAGTTAGCTATCAGTAGGTACAAACATTTGTGGCAACAGTATATTAATCTCTCCAACACGCATCTTCAAGACTGCATCATGAATTGA